From Osmerus mordax isolate fOsmMor3 chromosome 7, fOsmMor3.pri, whole genome shotgun sequence:
aacaacattgcaatcgcatGACTtagacgagggggcggagaattcgcatcagctgtatgcttggccatcaagtggtatttcacactggacgtgctgcgatgatggctcagttcacaacgacaaaacacacagatcactttggtcttgtcaatggaaccatttggcaacttaaaagtaaactttccattcagaatcgtattggcatccatttcggcgtctcgcgctcgccatccactcaaaacgtaacgttagcctactactctttagccggctcgcaagcccaaacaagtgtgtgcggcgttcctgttgttttgtttctggtctagctagatccggtgtggtgttgtagtttttctaacgttactagttgttgcaacagcatgtgaaaaaaactacaaagttttcTGGGCCAAAAATAATGTTAATCTCGCGATAAAGATTTTTACGCCGTAAAAATCTTAACGGGTTAACGGGTTTGCGTTAACACCGTTATTAacacgtttaactgacagcactaatatatattatatactaTATGCAGCAATAGAAAAAACTAgaaactgaaagctagaaatgtttaccatggtttgtacgttacgagaaacaagaaaacactccaattggccatcgctagcgaaaatctcTCCTCATTtccataaagttgagaaaatctcaactcgaatcgctTGGATCGCGTcgctacacatttacatttttacatttagtcatttagcagacgctcttatccagagcgacttacagtaagtacagggacattcccccgaggcaagtagggtgaagtgccttgcccaaggacacaacgtcagttggcatgaccgggaatcgaactggcaaccttcggattactagcccgtctccctcaccgctcagccacctgactctacacacaatgcaccacgcaagcgattcgcccggctccattgaaaatgaaaggAAAGCAAGTTGTCGCGTCGCTGCAGTTTGAACGCACCATTACGCAAATACAAGCAAACGGGACCGATACGGGACCAATATGTACATTTTAacaccgacattgtctatgtagtacaAATATTCACGTTTTTTTAGGggtgaaaaataataataataaatatatatgtgagataacaataggttgtgctcttgccaaaggcaagcacacctaATAACTTAGCAGTAATAACTAATGTTGAGAGTGTTGTGTTTACGGCGTTGGCAGGGAAGGCTCTTAGGAACACTGCATTGAAGCCCTTGTAGAGCGCTCTGGGCCCCTCCTCCTTCAACAGCTCCCTCAGCACATCCACCAGGCCCCGATACCTGCCATctgcagctgcacacacacaccatatacacacacacacattaggacacatacaccatacacacacacaaacacgcacacaaacataaacacacacacacacataaacacacacataaacacacacatacacacagacaaacacattgtAAGTGGTCAACTAAGAAGGAACATGCCTGTGTTTGACAATGTTTATGACACATTATTTGCTAGGGCAGTGTTGGGACAGAGGGCTCCCCTGGTACAACAGGGTTGCTTATGGTCACCATAGCAACACTGCTGCTGCCACttgcctgacccctgacccctgacaccAGCTGACCTGTCTGGAAGTTCGACTTGAGGACGTCGGGGGGGAGAGCGATGACCCAGTTGAGGATGCCGGCCACTCCACCTGCCAGGAGGATCCTGGGAGTGCTGAGCTGAGACacgctgacaaacacacacacacacacacacacactgatggtaAGATTCACCGGTTCATCGGTGCTTCGGCATAAAAGCTCACGATGCGATTGCCCAGATCAAGACAGTGTGCACCGGATATAATGTGGGATGACATAGCAATGCATCGTTTCTAACATCTTTGCATCGGTATAATCCGATGTATTTATATAGAATTATGTGTAGGCGAACACATTTAGTTTTTTAGAAATGTGACCAATGATTTGTGACCAATAACTTTATATTCAGATAGATTCCTCTTCTCTAACTGTTTTTTAAGCGCGCTCTCATCTCCACTGCTGTCAGTGGCCGATTCTCGTCAAGTCTCTCAGCTAAGTTTCACGCGAGTTGGAGGCGTGTTCGGGCGAGTGTTTTCACGGCGGAGGAAGAGTTACGCAGTGCGATTCGACACAATGCGATTCAACGAAATGCGATGCGAAATAATATGATGCTATGCAATTTAATAAGGTACATAATGATTTATTTCTTTGTCAGACAGTAAATAATAAATTAACTAAAAAGTGAAAGTTTTACTTcacaaaaatgactaaatgtaaatattaaacAAATTCTCTGACAAAGGATAAAATTAAATCAGGCCGGAATGTAAAAAAGGTCAACTATTCTTGTTAGGGGTACCGGTGGAGCTAAAGTGGCTAGCCATAGCTACGTCTCCACACAAATACCATGTAGCCTCTTCAGGTGAGTAGGCTACCTAAATTAGCCGTGCTGCCTGTGTACTTTATAGCAGCACGACATATCTTGCCAATTGCTTGGGTCTTGTCAAACTGCCCATCGCAATAGGGGTGAATCGTATCGCATTAGTAGTTGCTTTTATGTATCTTTAATGTATTGGATTGTTGGCAGTGCATCGAGATGTGTATCGCATCGTCCTCAGTGATGGAGATGCAcatccctaacacacacatatatatatatacacatctctACCCCACCTGCCAGGAGGATCCTGGGAGTGCTGAGCTgagacacgctgacacacacacacatatatacacacacacatctctaccTCAGCCTCTACCATAGCCTCTACTACAGCCTCTAAAGCAGCCTCTTCCTCAGCCTCCAGACTGTagatgtatgtatgtactgtatgcacaACATAGTGGTGTTGGCATGGCGGGAAGGGACTGACCTTTCACCCTCGGCTGTCAGTAAGTTCTTCAGGTACTCATAGGTGAGGAAGTACAGGCCGTTGGAGGGAACATCTGGGAGGGAGACCAGTCACATAGGATGGACATCCTATTACTTCCTGTTACATTCTAACATTCCACTACTTCTAGTTACAGTCTGTTACTTGCTATCCATGTCACATTATGTTGCTCCTGGCTATTTTGTGTTACTTCCTGTTACTTTATGTTACTGCTGGTTACATTATTATCATTCCTGATGTCCGTGTTGTTACTTCATGTTACCTACTGCTACTTTCTGtaaattattttttgtttgttatttccTGTTTGGTCTTTTTAGAATGTAAGAGGTAGTAGCAGACTGTAACATGAACTAACAATGTAACATGTATGAAAGCAGAATGTATTACATTCAGTTTACATTGTTTTAGTTCCTGTCGCAGGACTTATGTTTAACCTTCATAGTTATTTATCAGCATCACAAAAACCAAagaacatagacacacacacacacacacatgcacacagacaagcaaacacacaaacaaacactctctctgtaACCTCTGAGGAGCGTGAGGACGGTGCCCTTGTACACGCTGCGGATGCCCTGCTGCCTGTAGAGGCTGACAGCACAGTCCAGAGGACCCGCATACCTCAGCTGACCCCCACTGGCctgcacctggaacacacacacaagcatatacacatgcacatacacgtatacacacacacacacatacatacagacacagaacccacacgcacacagacacacacaatctataTTGTTACTGTGTTGGCAACAACCTGTTTGTAGTTTAAAATAATAAATTGAATCAACAAAACATAAAttattcacaaacacatacatacacacacctgcacaaatacacacacaaaaacacacacagacatacatcatCTCATGTGTCTTGCCTGCAATAAGCACTTGACTCTTTCTCCTGGAGCCACGATGATGGTGGTGAACACCCCAGCCAGACACCCAGCCAGATAGACCTGagcatacctacacacacacatatacacactcacacacacacatacacacacaggggggaaattaggggagggaggaaggtgagggtgtagggggtggggaggatgagacagccaATGGGGAGGCCCACAAACACAGTTATATTTAGAGTTCCTATGCCAACTATTctaaacacacattaacaccagCAGTGGagacacttacacaaacacactaaagtatcatctgaacacacacttacagtgcGTGTctactgcagcgacgcgaatcgcttgccatcgctcgccttcccacagttcaccacgctcgggggcgtttcaaacagattaatgtagaatgtagttctctaaagtcactgttgtagttgtcatggccaagtgtgcagacttgggtttacgtactcgcaacatcgatcaaaatacaacttgtatacaaaatacaaggcaggcaggcagacagtcagacagacagacaggaagacagacagacaggcagacagacatgaagacagacaggaagacagacaggcagacagacaggaagacaggcagacagacaggaagacagacaggaagacagacaggcagacaggaagacagacaggcagacaggaagacagactcACGTTAGGGGCTGGCTGGGATCCGACTGCTGGAGCTGCTTTCCCAGACCGAAGCCAAAGAAGCTGATGGCCATCATAGGAGCCACCCCAGCCAGGGGGGCTCCCATCCCCTTATACAGCCCCAAcacgccctgcacacacacacacacaatacatacacacataccacacacaccatacatgtgtgtgcgtgtgtgtgcgtgtgtgcgtgcgtgactgtgggtgtatgtgtgcatgtactgtatgtgtgtttgtttacctctTTGGAAACTGTCTTGCGGAAGCAATCATATGCCCCTGTGTAGAGAGCCCCATGACCAGAGTGGACTTTAGGCTGTGTCTGTAACCTCacctgtaaacacacatacagtcctgTAACCTtacctgtaaacacacactaatCTGTAACCtcacctgtaaacacacacacacacactcttgtaaCCTCACCtgtaaacacatttacatttacatttagtcatttagcagacgctcttatccagagcgacttacagtaagtacagggacattcccccctgtgtTTAGccaccctaaacacacacacactcctataacctcacctgtaaacacacatgtatatgtgtgtgagtgtgtgcggagGGCTAGGACTGAGGCAGGATGGTGAGATTAGAGAAGGTGTGATCACAGATAAGGAAGCACCACAGAGTGTGGTAAGTCTGACCAGACACACCCATATCTTATCTGCAACCAGAAGAAGCAGAGGCAGAGTGTGAGGGTAAATACTCAGTCTGCTGTGTGAACAACTCTTACCCCAGGAGGGAACAGCCTaccaagggcgtaggtttgcatagggaccatagggactagtcacgatcaaagtttgggaaagacacaatcgtccccaccaatattttgttaattttcgaaaaaaatatctatttgcaaaactcattcgTATTATTATCTATACTATGTTCGTCACcgagaaaagtgaaaaatacatttccaagttaaccaatgcgccctcgagcctgcgagacaagatgatgtcatttaaGTTCATTGGCTGAAGTGGCAGTCAGAAACACTTCGTGAATcgtgacttgcagaaagagagctggcAGTACGCCAGGAAATCataaagcctcatattagtattttgtttggtctcagcattgatatttttgacccttttgtgctttatagataggaaaatgtcacccaaaaagaagagagatatCAGAAGTTTTTTCACCACCCAGAGAGTAAGTAGCTATCAAGAAGGTCGttgttagttagctagtaggaaaactacacacacagtgcaaaccTGCTAGCCTTACATCACCACCCATTgtacaatggaaacatgttttgaaagttgttagtgtagtagagcatgtaacttttGCTTGTATTAAATCTATCCCTAGCATCTGCAATCTTTCGACCAGTGTGTTCTTGTTGAAGCCAGAATGATAAAGTTAACCTACCCACATAATGGGACCGAgctagtttagcctagtaccagcaggctagcaactcaaaagtgatattaactgataataagtaggcctatatgatcccttggatagtaatatgcctatccctgtaatctcgaccaatgtcagcagtcaactaagcatggttagtgtctgtattaaattgatgaattactgtgcGGGAAAAAAAGCACCCTGAAGAtacagatgaagaggaggttggtgatgaatcagcattaggggttcaggtgagaagttgaattgtccattttggtaaagattgcattaaattgcagttttttaagggatgtttagacaatgttacacatgaatgttatcattcacacttatacttgtagatagtaaaaaggtgctataaattgttatgcccaaatgtatgcatcatat
This genomic window contains:
- the si:dkey-150i13.2 gene encoding mitochondrial carnitine/acylcarnitine carrier protein translates to MGNGELAEKRISPLKNFAAGGVGGACLLFAGHPLDTIKVRLQTQPKVHSGHGALYTGAYDCFRKTVSKEGVLGLYKGMGAPLAGVAPMMAISFFGFGLGKQLQQSDPSQPLTYAQVYLAGCLAGVFTTIIVAPGERVKCLLQVQASGGQLRYAGPLDCAVSLYRQQGIRSVYKGTVLTLLRDVPSNGLYFLTYEYLKNLLTAEGESVSQLSTPRILLAGGVAGILNWVIALPPDVLKSNFQTAADGRYRGLVDVLRELLKEEGPRALYKGFNAVFLRAFPANAACFLGFEFALKGLNWLAPSW